The Streptomyces sp. NBC_01571 genome includes the window CCTCTGACCGAGGCAGGGATCTGCACCTCCGCCCTGCGGCTCATCGACGCGGACGGGGTCGAGGCGCTCACGATGCGCAAACTCGCCGCCGCGCTGGACGCGAACCCGATGTCGCTGTACCACCACGTGCCGAACAAGGAAGCATTGCTGCGTGGCGTGGCAGGAATGGTCGGCGCCCGGTTCCGCACCGTGACGCTGGAGGACGCTCCCTGGCAGGAGCGCATGCGCCTGCTTGCCACGGATTTCCGGACGTTGGCACACCGCCATCCCAACCTCATGGCCTACTCGTTCAGCCAGCCGGACTTCATCCAGCCCGAAGATCCCTTCTGGGTCGCGCTCACCGCCGTGCTGGACGCGGCAGGGGTTCCGCAGTCGGAGATCCCGCAGCTCGCCGCGCTCGTGTGCGCCGTCGTCATCGGCGTGATGATCGCCGAGCTCAACGGCGCGCTCCACCGGTGGTCGAACCTCCAGCCGACCACACCCGCCTCCGGCGAGGACGGGCCGACGAACGAGGGCTTTGGCGAGGACCGGATGTTCCGCCTGGTGCTGGACACGATCATCAGCGGCATGGAAAGTCGGCTCACGGCCGATCACGCCGGTGGGCGCGACGGTCAGCCCCCGCAGAACTCCCGGCGCGCCTCCAGACGTATCCCCCGTCAACTCCGACCACCGGCCGCGCTCTGCGAAGGAGAGTCCTCAGGGAATCCCGTCTCAGACATGGAGGCCGGTTTCGACCTGAAAGAGCAGTGAGGGCCGAAAGCCCAGACATGCTGTTTTTGTGTAGTGGTAAGGGAGTTCAGTCATGCCTGCAGTTCTGATCCACGGCGTCCCCGACACCCACCGTGTGTGGGACGGCGTGCGCCGACACCTGATCCGGAGCGACGTCGAGGCGTGGGATCTGCCCGGCTTCGGCATGCCCCGGCCGCGTGGCTTCGGCTCCACCAAAGAGGAGTACGTCCATTGGCTCATCGAACGGCTGGAGCAGGTGGGCGAGCCGGTGGACCTGGTCGGCCATGACTGGGGCTGCATCCTCACCGCGCGCGTCGCTTCCCTGCGGCCGGACCTCGTTCGTACGTGGGCCGGCAGTAGCGCTCCGGTCAGTGCTCAGTACGACTGGCATCCGCTGGCCAAGATCTGGCAGGACCCGGTCGAGGGCGACCGGTTCATGGACGAGCTTCACCCGGCGTCCTTCGCCAAGGACCTGGTGGAAAACTTCGATCTCCCGGCTGAGGTGGCCGCGGAGATGGTCCTGCGCGTAGACGGGACCATGAGGAACAGCATCCTCAAGCTGTACCGTTCCGCCGAGGCGGTGGGTGCGGAGTGGGAGCCGGAACTGGCGAACGTGTCTGCGCCGTCCTTGGTCTTCTGGGGGACGCTCGACCCCGCCTGTCCCGTCGAGTTCGCCGGAAAGCTCGGCGGAGCCGTGCGGGCGTCGCCCGTCGTGGAGCTGGACTGCAACCACTGGACGGTAGTCCAGAAGCCGGCCGAGGTCGCTGCGGCCTTGGAGACACACTGGACTGTATAACAAGGTGCCCGCCCTCGGGTTGTCGACTGGGGGCCGGCCTCGGTGTCGCTGACACCGAGGGGCCACTCAGGGGAACCACCTACTGACCGGCCCTTCATCTCGGCCATGGCAGGGACTGGACCTGCGCGCCGGTCACCGTAGGGGTGAATCGGCGGTGGGTGTCAGCGAGGTCTCGGCGACGTTCACGATCTGGCTCATGCCGAAGCCCTCCATGTCCGCCTTGAACTCGGGGATGGACAGACGCCATGCGTGGTGATCCGGCGCTTGGCCGGGCCCGGGATGTGCTTGGCCCAGATGGTCTCGTAGGCGGCGAGCGCCTCGGGGGTACGCGGTGTTGAGACGCGAAACTGGTACTGGGACATGAAGACTCGTTCCCCTTCCGGTTCTCTGAGTGGGTGTCATCGGTGACACGGGGCAGGGCGGCCGGACGCGAGCCCGGCCGCCGCCGACGAAAGACGAGTACGACCGAGCCATCGACGAACGCCTGCACAGCACCGGCGATCCCGCCGAGCGCCTCGCTGGGGGCGTGCGGCTCAGCGCACGCATGGCCGGCGCGTACTCGGAGATCCTCCGGATCCTGTGCCACAGCGAGCTCGGCCGCATGTGCGCCAGCCACGGACTGGCCACCCGCGCGAAGCGCGACATGGGGGCAGGGCATGGCCACGGGCCACTTCACCGTGGCCGACCCGGTCATCGCCCTGACGGTGGTCAACGGCGGCCTGCTGGCGCTCCTGGAACTGTGGTTCAACCGGCCGGAACCCCACATGGACCAGGCTGCACAGACCATGGCGGAGATGCTCCTGCACATGTTCGGCCTTTTCCCGCACGAGGCCCGCCTTGTGCGGGCGGGTCGGGTCGAACCGGTCGGGGTCGGGGAACCGCTTATCGTCCGGCACGGCCGTGACGTACAGCAGCCCCTCCTCGGCGCGCAGCTCGACATGAGGGCGGAACGGGAGGCTCCCACGGCGACTGATCGAGGAACGCCGCCGGTCGGTCGTCAGCCCAGGGCGCGGTCGAGGTTGTAGGCCGCGCTGATGAGGGCGAGGTGGGTGAATGCCTGCGGGAAGTTGCCCAGTTGCTCACCTGTGTGGCTGATCTCCTCGTCGTACAGGCCGACATGGTTGGCGTAGGTGAGCATCTTCTCGAAGGCCAGGCGGGCTTCGTCCAGTCGTCCGGCGCGGGTGAGGGCCTCGACGTACCAGAAGGAGCAGATGGAGAACGTGCCTTCGTCGCCTTCGAGGCCGTCGGGACTGGCCTCCGGGTCATAGCGCCAGACCAGGGAGTCGGAGACGAATTCGTTGCCGAGGGCATCGAGAGTGGACAGCCGGACGGGATCGGTGGGGGAGACGAACTTGGTCAGCGGCATCGTCAGCACCGATGCGTCCAGTACGTCGCCCTCCTCGTGCTGGACGAAGGCCTGCCTGGTGGGCGACCAGCCCTTGTCCATGATCTGCGAGTAGATCCGGTCCCGGACCGGACCCCAGCGGCCGAGTTCGGCGGGCAGGCTGCGGTGCAGGGCCATGCGGATGGCGCGTTCGATGGCCACCCAGCACATCAGCCGGGAGTAGAGGAACTTCTTCCGCCCACCGCGGGTCTCCCACACGTCCTCGTCCGGCTGGTCCCAGTGCTCGCAGACCCAGTCCACCAGCGCGCACACCGCGCGCCAGTGGCCACTGGAGAGGGCCGGCACCACTTGTCGTACAGGTACACGGAGTCGATCAGAGCGCCGTAGATATCGAGTTGCAGCTGGGTGGCCGCGCCGTTGCCGACCCGCACGGGCGCCGAGCCCCGGTAGCCCCCGAGGTGGGGCAGCTCGTGTGCGGGGAGCTCGGCCCGTCCGTCGATGCCGTACATGATCTGCAGCGGCCCGGACGGTCCGTCGTCGCGCCGGTCGATGTGCTGGTGAGGAAGCCAGTGAACGCCTCGGCCTTCTCGGCGAAGCCGAGTCTGAGCAGCGCATAGACGGCGAACGCGGAGTCGCGTATCCACGTGTAGCGGTAGTCCCAGTTGCGGCCGCCGCCGAGCTGCTCGGGCAGGCTCGTGGTCGGGGCCGCCACGATCGCACCGGTGGGGGCGTAGGTGAGCAGCTTCAGGGTGAGGGCGGAGCGGTGCACCATCTCCCGTCAGCGGCCGCGGTAGCGGGACTGCTGCAGCCAGTGCCGCCAGAAGGCGACCGTGGCGGTGAACTCCCGCTCGTCCTCGGCGTGCGGGCAGCCGCGCGGCGGAGTCTCGTCGGTGACCCGCTAGAGCGCGAAGACCGCCGTGTCGCCCTGGGACAGCGTGAACTCGGCCCGTACGTCCTTCCCGTCGGACTCCAGCGGCACCGTCGAGGTCAGCGTCGGCGACAGCGTCTCGGAAGCGAACAGGGCGGCGCCCTCCAACATCCGCAGGGTGTGCGGGTGGGCGCCGTAGCCGAGGGTGATCAGTACGTTGGTGTCGGGGAAGTAGAACTGTTTCGTGACGGCGGGCACGGCCGCGGACAGTTCGAACGCCCGTCCCAGGTCCGCGTCCAGGATGGCGGCGAACACGCTCGGGGAGTCGAAGGACGGGCAGCAGTACCAGTCGATGGTCCCGTCGGTACCCACCAGGGCCGCTGTGCGCAGGTCCCCGATCAAGCCGTGCTCGGCAATCGGCAGGTACCGGGCTGACGTGTGCTGTGTCGGCGCTCCGGACATCGCAGCGGCCTCTCTATGTTCCTGCCTCCACTATGGCCCTTCGCTGTCGCGGCGGCACCAGGCCGGCCCGGCGGGGACGCCGCCGGACCGCGCACCGCCCCACCAGAGCCGTATCGCTTCCGTCACACCCTGTCGCGGGCTCGTGCGACATGGTTCTCCACTCCGGCGACCGCGGCGTCCAGCGTGGAGTTGAACATAGTGTCGATCACGTCCTTGGAGGGCGGGGGCGCTTCTTCCTCGTTGAGGCCCGACGGTGCCGGCGGCAGAGTGGCCCACCGCTGCAGTGCCCCGTTCAGTTCGCTGAGTAGCAAACCTGTGAACACACCGACCAGGGTCGCGGCGACGCGCGGAATCTCCTCCTCGGGCAGTTTCGCGGTGGCCAGGATGTCGATCAGTGCCTGCCAGAAGGGGTCCTCCGGCTGCACGTAGTCGGGGCGTGTGAAGGAATACCCCATCAGTTTCGGGTGACGGTGCGACAGTTCGCGGAAGTCCCGGGCCAGTTCACGCAGTCGGTCCTGCCAGGGGATGTCTCCCCGCTCCTCCGCGCTGAACTGCGAACCGACCCGGTGGGCCACGCCGCGCAGCACGGCGTCCTTGTTCGGCACGTGGTGATACAGCGACATCGGGTTCGCATCTAGCGCGGCCGCGAGTTTGCGCATGGTGAGCTCCTCGACCCCGTCGGCGTCGATGAGCTGCAACGCCATGGCGTGGATGCCGTCCTTGGTGAGCGGTACGTCCCTCTTTCTCGTGCCCCGAGGGGGCTTCCGTTCAGTCGCCATACGGTGTACGGTACCAGCCTTCGCCAATGCGGAGGGCAGTGGCACCGTTTTCAGCCCCCCGTTCTTCCGGCTTCGCGGACAGTCCCGGACTGGTTGGCCTTGGTGGGCGACGAGGTCGCCAAGGCGCGCCTTGAACAGGAAAAGGCTCGACTGGAAGCTGCGCTCGAGGAGTGCGGCAAGACGCTCGAGCGGCGGCCTCAGCGCACTGCCGCCTGACGCGTGCGGGCATAAACCAGGCAAGGCGTGTCGGCCGTCCCCCTTCCCTGGTGTGCTCGCCTGCGGCAGCGGATCGCAGGTATGCCCTGCCGAGAAGACCCTCGCGAACCCGACTTGCCCGCTCTCACGGACTGACGCCGGACCGATCGAGCGCGGCACAGAGACGTAGAGGCGCCGCCACGACGCGGCACACGCGCCTGCTTCTCCGGCGCTGCCGTCAGCCACCGACGCGTATGGATGCAGACCCGACCGCCGCGATGCGTACTGACAGGCAGGGGGATTGGCTCCTCGCCGGGATGTCGGCGCGGCCGCCGTCGCGGACCGTAGACGTCCTCCGTGGGTCGCACCCACCTGGAGGAGCCCGGTCGAGCCGCCGACTGACGGCGACCGGTCTCGCCCCTCGCCCCCTCCAGCCGGGAGAGCGTTCGCAAGCGCCTGATCTTGATGCGACCCCGCTGCGACGAGCGACGCCGTCCCTGATGAGCCGAACGTTCCTGTTTCTCGACTCCGGGCCCGCCGATTGAATTTCCATACGTCGTATGGTACTACTGAAGGCATACAGCGTATGGAAACCGGGTGCTGCCGTACCGGCGCCCCGCGACACCGCATGGCGCCCTGCCCGCCTTTCCCCTTGAAGGAGCCAGCCATGACCACACAGCCCGAGACCGACCTGCGGCCCATCCGTTCTCCGCGGGGGGTCCCGCTCTTCGGCCACACGCCGCAGATCCCCAGCACCAACCCAGTGGAGTACTTCGGCAAGCTGTCCAAGCAGTTCCCCGAGGGGCTCTACGGCATGGAGATCGCCGGCATCGAGCAGGTTTTCGTCTGGGACCCGGACCTGGTGGCCGAGGTCTGTGACGAGACGCGGTTCTTCAAGCAGATCGACAAGACGCCGCTGGCCCATGTCCGGGACTATGCGGGAGCCGCCCTGTTCACGGCCCACCAGCACGAGGAGGAATGGGGCATGGCGCACCGAGTCCTCCTCCCGGCCTTCAGCCAGCGGGCGATGAAGGGCTACTTCGGGCAGATGCTGGAGATCGCCCAGAACCTGGCGGGCAAGTGGGAGCGCAAGGAGGGCCAGCCGGTCAACATCACCGACGACTACACCCGGCTGACCCTGGACACCATCGCCCTGACGGGGTTCGGTTACCGGTTCGACTCCTTCGCCAAGGAGGATCTGCACCCCTTCCTCAACGCGCTGCTGCAGGCCCTCATCGAGTCGCTGCGGCGCTCGCAGGAGCTGCCGATGATGACCAAGATGCGCAAGGCCGATGACAAGAAGTACCGCGAGAACATCCGGCTGATGCGGGACTTGGTCGAGAGTGTGATCAAGGAGCGTCGTGATGGGAAGGGCACCGGTGAGGACGACCTGCTGGGCCTGATGCTGGAGGCCACCGACCCGGAGACCGGCAAGGGGCTGGACGACGACAACGTCCGTGACCAGGTGCTGACGTTCCTGATCGCCGGTCACGAGACCACCAGTGGTCTGCTGTCGTTCGCCACGTACTCGCTGATGCGCAACCCGCACATCCTGGCCCAGGCCTACGCCGAGGTGGACCGGCTGCTGCCGGGTGACACGGTCCCGGACTACGACACGATCATGCAGATGGACGTGATCCCGCGGATCCTGGAGGAGACACTGCGCCTGTGGGCTCCCATCCCGATGATCGGCAAGTCCCCGCTGGAGGACACCGTCATCGGCGGCTGCTACGGGCTGAAGAAGGGAGCGCGGGTCAACATCCTTGAGGGTCCGCTGCACACCCACCCCAAGGCCTGGGACCGCCCGGAGGAGTTCGACATCAACCGGTGGCTGCCGGAGAACCGGGTCAACCACCACCCGCACGCCTACAAGCCGTTCGGCAACGGCGTGCGTGCCTGCATCGGCCGGCAGTTCGCGCTCACCGAGGCCCGTCTGGCCCTCGCGCTGGTGCTGCAGAAGTTCAAGTTCGCCGACACCAGCGACTACAAGATGGACGTCAAGGAGGCGCTGACGCGCAAGCCCGGCGGCTTCGAACTGAAGGTGCGGGCCCGTCAGGAGCACGAGCGGACCGTGTTCGGCGCAGTGGACCTGCAGAGGGACGACACGCGGGAGCAGGCCGCGGTCAGCGGTGTCGGGGTGAACCTGACCGTCGCCTACGGCTCCAGCCTTGGCTCGTGCGAGGACCTGGCGCGCACCATCGCCGACCGTGGCGAGCGCTCCGGATTCGGCACCACCCTGGTCGGCCTGGACGAGCTGGGCGACAACCTGCCCACCGAGGGCCTGCTCGTCGTCGTGGCCTCCAGCTACAACGGCAAGGCCCCGGACAACGCGCAGCGTTTCGACGACCTGCTCGCCGCCGGCCTGCCGGAGGGCTCGCT containing:
- a CDS encoding TetR/AcrR family transcriptional regulator yields the protein MPLTEAGICTSALRLIDADGVEALTMRKLAAALDANPMSLYHHVPNKEALLRGVAGMVGARFRTVTLEDAPWQERMRLLATDFRTLAHRHPNLMAYSFSQPDFIQPEDPFWVALTAVLDAAGVPQSEIPQLAALVCAVVIGVMIAELNGALHRWSNLQPTTPASGEDGPTNEGFGEDRMFRLVLDTIISGMESRLTADHAGGRDGQPPQNSRRASRRIPRQLRPPAALCEGESSGNPVSDMEAGFDLKEQ
- a CDS encoding alpha/beta fold hydrolase, with the protein product MPAVLIHGVPDTHRVWDGVRRHLIRSDVEAWDLPGFGMPRPRGFGSTKEEYVHWLIERLEQVGEPVDLVGHDWGCILTARVASLRPDLVRTWAGSSAPVSAQYDWHPLAKIWQDPVEGDRFMDELHPASFAKDLVENFDLPAEVAAEMVLRVDGTMRNSILKLYRSAEAVGAEWEPELANVSAPSLVFWGTLDPACPVEFAGKLGGAVRASPVVELDCNHWTVVQKPAEVAAALETHWTV
- a CDS encoding TetR/AcrR family transcriptional regulator produces the protein MATERKPPRGTRKRDVPLTKDGIHAMALQLIDADGVEELTMRKLAAALDANPMSLYHHVPNKDAVLRGVAHRVGSQFSAEERGDIPWQDRLRELARDFRELSHRHPKLMGYSFTRPDYVQPEDPFWQALIDILATAKLPEEEIPRVAATLVGVFTGLLLSELNGALQRWATLPPAPSGLNEEEAPPPSKDVIDTMFNSTLDAAVAGVENHVARARDRV
- a CDS encoding cytochrome P450; the protein is MTTQPETDLRPIRSPRGVPLFGHTPQIPSTNPVEYFGKLSKQFPEGLYGMEIAGIEQVFVWDPDLVAEVCDETRFFKQIDKTPLAHVRDYAGAALFTAHQHEEEWGMAHRVLLPAFSQRAMKGYFGQMLEIAQNLAGKWERKEGQPVNITDDYTRLTLDTIALTGFGYRFDSFAKEDLHPFLNALLQALIESLRRSQELPMMTKMRKADDKKYRENIRLMRDLVESVIKERRDGKGTGEDDLLGLMLEATDPETGKGLDDDNVRDQVLTFLIAGHETTSGLLSFATYSLMRNPHILAQAYAEVDRLLPGDTVPDYDTIMQMDVIPRILEETLRLWAPIPMIGKSPLEDTVIGGCYGLKKGARVNILEGPLHTHPKAWDRPEEFDINRWLPENRVNHHPHAYKPFGNGVRACIGRQFALTEARLALALVLQKFKFADTSDYKMDVKEALTRKPGGFELKVRARQEHERTVFGAVDLQRDDTREQAAVSGVGVNLTVAYGSSLGSCEDLARTIADRGERSGFGTTLVGLDELGDNLPTEGLLVVVASSYNGKAPDNAQRFDDLLAAGLPEGSLSNVRFALLGAGNTQWVATYQGFPKRIEAGLLAAGATRVIERGIADAAGDFDGMASRWMDTLWATLAEEYAADTSQASGPRFEVQLLTEAEVRPAIVSEQAYPLTVVANEELVSDATGLWDFSIEPPRPAAKSITVELPDGVTYDTGNHLAVFAKNEPQLVNRALARLGVDRDQVLRLDQPAGGRTHLPVGTPVTAGLLFTEFVELQDVATRSQIQTLTGYTDCPWTRPQLEAYTADTAEAEERYQTEVLGKRVSVLNLLDRFPAVELPLAVFLEMTGPIRPRFYSISSAPLANPRHVRLTVGLLEGPALSGDGRYRGTCSSYIAGLEPGDIFYGYVRVPSPTFAPPADPATPLILIGPGTGIAPLRGFLEERAWQHANGTQVGLSQVFVGCRHPEHDYFYRDEMEMWALSGIAHVHTAFSAVTGHPARFVQDAIAGAADTVWQAIQNGAYIYVCGDGRRMAPAVREALAAIYRKHTGSDDETAQQWLAQLEADERYQQDVFA